The following are encoded in a window of Acidobacteriota bacterium genomic DNA:
- a CDS encoding insulinase family protein: MATAAVAPPDRTERSITRRVLPSGLRLLIDPMPGVRSVSLGVWLARGSRHEDPAQGGIAHFVEHMLFKGTATRTAEQFAQEVDSIGGNLDAYTSHESAGYDILTLDEHVPHAVDLLSDLLLHPVFPEQEIVRERNVVLEEINQVEDTPGDLAYELLTAGLFPGHPLGRSILGTAATVSAFDGAALNDYFGRAYRAENLIVAAAGNVDPDHLGALVGEAFAAVPTGCEPVEDVEPRTGVRLDVRDKGLEQVQVCLGTRGYPQRHPDRYALALLIDMLGGPTSSRLFQQIREQRGLAYSVGSGMIAYRDAGLVTIHAGCGQPSVGEVVDLIVAALRAFKNTPPPEDELQRAKDHVKSNLLLGFESPGGRMAELAHAEMYYDRHMTVTEALANYAAVTAGDVQRVANDLFRNGALGGALVGPVAEPIEPSRLDLG, translated from the coding sequence GTGGCGACGGCGGCAGTAGCCCCTCCCGATCGGACCGAGCGATCGATCACGAGACGGGTCCTGCCGAGCGGACTCCGCCTCCTGATCGACCCGATGCCTGGCGTCCGCTCCGTCAGTCTGGGGGTCTGGCTGGCGCGCGGATCGCGGCACGAGGATCCCGCCCAGGGAGGCATCGCGCACTTCGTGGAGCACATGCTGTTCAAGGGGACGGCCACGCGCACGGCGGAACAGTTCGCGCAGGAGGTGGACAGCATCGGCGGCAATCTCGACGCGTACACATCGCACGAGAGCGCCGGTTACGACATCCTGACCCTGGATGAACACGTGCCGCACGCCGTCGACCTGCTGAGCGATCTCCTTTTGCATCCCGTGTTCCCGGAGCAGGAGATCGTGCGGGAGCGGAACGTCGTCCTCGAAGAGATCAATCAGGTTGAGGACACGCCGGGAGACCTCGCCTACGAACTGCTCACTGCCGGGCTCTTTCCCGGCCATCCGCTTGGCCGGTCGATTCTGGGAACCGCCGCGACGGTTTCCGCGTTCGATGGGGCCGCCCTGAATGACTACTTCGGCCGGGCCTATCGGGCGGAGAACCTGATCGTTGCCGCGGCCGGGAACGTCGACCCGGACCACCTCGGCGCGCTCGTGGGGGAGGCATTCGCTGCCGTGCCGACCGGATGCGAACCGGTGGAGGACGTGGAACCGCGGACCGGCGTCCGGCTCGACGTGCGCGACAAGGGCCTGGAGCAGGTGCAAGTCTGTCTGGGTACGCGCGGTTACCCGCAGCGGCATCCGGACCGCTACGCGCTTGCGCTCCTCATCGACATGCTGGGAGGGCCGACCAGCTCCCGCCTGTTCCAGCAGATCCGCGAGCAGCGGGGTCTTGCCTACTCGGTAGGAAGCGGCATGATCGCCTATCGTGACGCCGGCCTGGTGACCATACACGCCGGCTGCGGACAGCCTTCGGTGGGTGAGGTGGTCGATCTGATTGTTGCGGCGCTGCGCGCCTTCAAGAACACGCCTCCGCCGGAGGACGAGTTGCAGCGCGCGAAGGATCACGTAAAGAGCAACCTGTTGTTGGGTTTCGAGAGTCCAGGCGGGCGGATGGCGGAGCTCGCCCATGCGGAGATGTACTACGACCGGCACATGACGGTAACGGAGGCGCTCGCGAACTACGCGGCGGTGACCGCCGGGGATGTCCAACGCGTCGCGAACGACCTGTTCCGTAACGGCGCGCTAGGCGGCGCGCTGGTCGGTCCGGTCGCCGAGCCGATAGAGCCTTCCCGGCTCGACCTGGGTTAG
- a CDS encoding HEAT repeat domain-containing protein: MRVRLSPRARGEALAVAACAWVIAGAAAGGASVYAQTPPDLAQAITALGDFSYQVRAEASRVVRRTDAGIVVPALLEAARTHPDSYVQFRAAVILSGYPDPRVDAYFRESLESLNDRVRAVAYEAAAYRPDPSLARRLLGALEQEASEFVRPQLIRALAAHSADPAVRGQLTADINRGESAFRSAVIEALGDQRAAWAVDQLLPLASEEGPLRDDALLALGKIGDERALRALAGTAVDPDDPDQPIVSATTCLLGVDCRSQVDYVVGTLKYGASGAGGDPELLRAASSAAAALAMAGHAEALGGLLDAGVGAADPGRAPIALALGAVALRTPERALEAIVARGDLEDVLLLLRDAFDMLDEDLAEERFYVLMRDLYWADGQSGQVRAAVERAMEVLEF, from the coding sequence GTGAGGGTGCGCCTTTCCCCGCGAGCCCGTGGTGAAGCCCTGGCGGTCGCCGCCTGCGCGTGGGTGATCGCCGGCGCGGCGGCGGGTGGAGCGTCCGTCTACGCTCAGACGCCACCTGATCTGGCACAGGCGATCACCGCGCTGGGCGATTTCAGCTATCAGGTCCGGGCCGAGGCGTCGCGCGTCGTGCGGCGGACCGACGCTGGGATCGTCGTGCCGGCGCTGCTCGAAGCGGCCCGGACGCATCCTGACAGCTACGTGCAGTTTCGCGCCGCGGTGATCCTTTCCGGCTATCCCGATCCGCGAGTAGACGCGTACTTCCGCGAGTCGCTCGAGTCGCTGAACGACCGCGTTCGCGCCGTGGCCTACGAAGCGGCGGCGTACCGTCCCGACCCGTCCCTGGCGCGCCGGCTGCTCGGGGCCCTGGAGCAGGAGGCCTCCGAGTTCGTCCGGCCGCAACTGATTCGGGCGCTCGCCGCGCATTCCGCGGACCCGGCGGTGCGGGGGCAGTTGACGGCCGACATCAACCGGGGCGAGTCGGCGTTTCGCTCGGCCGTCATCGAGGCGCTTGGCGATCAGCGCGCCGCCTGGGCGGTCGACCAACTGCTGCCTCTCGCTTCCGAGGAGGGACCGCTGCGGGACGACGCGCTTCTTGCCCTCGGCAAGATCGGAGACGAGAGGGCGCTCCGGGCACTCGCGGGAACCGCGGTGGACCCTGACGATCCCGATCAGCCGATCGTCTCGGCTACCACCTGCCTGCTCGGGGTCGATTGCCGGAGCCAGGTGGACTATGTCGTCGGAACCCTGAAGTACGGTGCGAGCGGCGCCGGCGGCGACCCGGAACTGCTGCGTGCGGCGTCGTCGGCCGCGGCCGCACTCGCGATGGCGGGACATGCCGAGGCGCTTGGCGGGTTGCTGGACGCCGGTGTGGGCGCGGCTGATCCCGGGCGCGCGCCGATCGCCCTTGCGCTCGGGGCGGTTGCGCTCCGGACGCCGGAACGGGCGCTGGAGGCGATCGTGGCGCGGGGCGATCTGGAAGACGTACTGCTGCTCCTGCGCGACGCGTTCGACATGCTGGACGAGGACCTGGCGGAGGAGCGGTTCTACGTCCTGATGCGGGATCTCTACTGGGCCGACGGGCAATCGGGCCAGGTGCGGGCGGCCGTCGAGAGGGCGATGGAGGTGCTGGAGTTCTGA
- the purL gene encoding phosphoribosylformylglycinamidine synthase subunit PurL codes for MTGRDAVPGAVRIDNETIAAHGLTPDEYDRIVAILGRHPNLLELGIFSVMWSEHCSYKSSRIHLRTLPTSGPRVVQGPGENAGVIDIGGGLVAVFKIESHNHPSFIEPYQGAATGVGGIIRDIFTMGARPIALLDSLRFGPPETGPTRRLIDGVVAGIAGYGNSIGVPTIGGEVGFDESYAGNPLVNVFCLGVAPAEGVIRGRAEGTGNAVYYVGAKTGRDGIHGATMASAEFDDASAEKRPNVQVGDPFMEKLLLEACLEVLRTDALVGLQDMGAAGLTCSSCEMGARGGAGIDIDVARVPQRESKMTPYEIMLSESQERMLFIVRQGRESEVDRIFEKWDLHAVRIGDVTGDGLLRVRDGGKVVAEIPNRPLADEAPLYDRPVREPDDLAERQALDTAALAADAVTSESFLRLVSSPGIASRRWIYRQYDHMVRTNTIAPAGAGAGVVRVKGTRRALAFSVDGNGRYCWLDPHRGAMLAVAESARNVVCTGAQPVGATNCLNFGNPERPEIMWQFARAIAGMGDACRELEIPITGGNVSLYNETDGQAILPTPVLGVVGIMDHADRCVGRSFRAADDVILLLGPPGGTLGGSEYLKVVHGVVRGAPPAIDLADERALQQLMLMLTAESLIRSAHDCSDGGLAVTVAECAFDSDGGIGGDVTLPPAAPGAGGAAAALFGEAASQIVVSVREADADRVAAVAAAAGVPACVLGRTGGERLRFAIEGGTEALVDVGLAEAERAWSTGLSRHFEETAA; via the coding sequence ATGACCGGTCGCGACGCGGTGCCCGGCGCGGTGCGGATCGATAACGAGACGATCGCGGCGCACGGGCTGACGCCGGACGAGTACGACCGGATCGTCGCCATCCTCGGCCGCCATCCGAACCTGCTGGAGCTGGGCATCTTCTCGGTCATGTGGTCGGAGCATTGCAGCTACAAGAGTTCCCGAATCCACCTCCGGACGCTCCCCACCTCCGGGCCACGAGTGGTGCAGGGGCCGGGCGAGAACGCCGGCGTGATCGATATCGGCGGCGGCCTGGTGGCCGTCTTCAAGATTGAATCGCACAACCATCCGTCGTTCATCGAGCCGTACCAGGGGGCGGCAACCGGCGTGGGCGGGATTATCCGCGACATCTTCACGATGGGCGCGCGCCCGATCGCGCTGCTCGACTCGCTCCGGTTCGGACCGCCCGAAACCGGGCCGACGCGCCGGCTGATCGACGGCGTCGTGGCCGGGATCGCCGGCTATGGCAACAGCATCGGGGTGCCGACGATCGGCGGCGAGGTCGGGTTCGACGAGAGCTACGCCGGCAATCCGCTGGTGAACGTCTTTTGCCTCGGCGTTGCGCCGGCGGAGGGCGTCATCCGTGGCCGTGCGGAGGGAACCGGCAACGCGGTCTACTACGTTGGAGCGAAGACGGGCCGCGACGGGATCCATGGCGCCACGATGGCGTCGGCCGAGTTTGACGACGCCTCCGCCGAGAAGCGTCCCAACGTGCAGGTGGGCGATCCATTCATGGAGAAACTGCTGCTCGAGGCCTGCCTCGAGGTGCTGCGCACCGACGCGCTGGTCGGCCTCCAGGATATGGGGGCGGCCGGGCTGACCTGTTCGTCGTGCGAGATGGGAGCGCGCGGCGGCGCCGGCATCGACATCGACGTGGCCCGCGTGCCGCAGCGCGAGTCGAAGATGACGCCGTACGAAATCATGCTTTCCGAATCGCAGGAACGCATGCTGTTCATCGTCCGGCAGGGACGGGAGTCGGAGGTGGACCGCATCTTCGAGAAGTGGGATCTGCACGCGGTCCGTATCGGCGACGTCACGGGAGACGGCCTGCTGCGGGTCCGCGACGGCGGGAAGGTGGTGGCGGAGATTCCGAATCGGCCCCTTGCCGACGAGGCGCCGCTGTACGACCGGCCGGTGCGCGAGCCGGACGATCTGGCGGAGCGGCAAGCGCTCGACACCGCCGCGCTGGCGGCGGACGCCGTGACCAGCGAGAGCTTCCTGCGCCTTGTCTCGTCACCCGGCATCGCCAGCCGGCGCTGGATCTACCGGCAGTACGACCACATGGTCCGGACCAACACCATTGCGCCGGCGGGAGCCGGCGCGGGTGTCGTGCGGGTCAAGGGAACCCGCCGCGCGCTGGCCTTTTCCGTTGACGGCAATGGACGGTACTGCTGGCTCGACCCGCACCGCGGCGCGATGCTCGCGGTCGCGGAATCGGCCCGCAACGTCGTCTGCACGGGCGCACAGCCGGTCGGCGCGACGAACTGCCTCAACTTCGGCAACCCGGAGCGGCCCGAGATCATGTGGCAATTCGCACGCGCGATTGCCGGCATGGGCGATGCCTGCCGGGAGCTGGAGATCCCGATAACGGGCGGGAACGTCAGCCTGTACAACGAGACCGACGGTCAGGCCATCCTTCCGACGCCGGTGTTGGGCGTGGTTGGGATAATGGACCATGCGGACCGGTGTGTGGGACGATCGTTCCGCGCGGCGGACGATGTCATCCTGCTCCTTGGGCCGCCAGGCGGCACACTGGGCGGCAGCGAGTATCTGAAGGTGGTGCATGGCGTCGTTCGGGGCGCGCCGCCGGCAATCGACCTGGCCGACGAACGGGCGCTGCAGCAACTGATGTTGATGCTTACGGCCGAGTCGCTGATCCGATCGGCGCACGACTGCAGCGACGGCGGCCTGGCGGTGACGGTGGCCGAATGCGCGTTCGACAGCGACGGCGGAATCGGCGGCGATGTGACTTTGCCACCCGCCGCTCCCGGTGCGGGAGGGGCGGCCGCGGCGCTCTTCGGCGAGGCGGCGTCGCAGATTGTCGTGTCGGTGCGCGAAGCGGACGCCGACCGGGTGGCCGCGGTCGCGGCCGCGGCTGGCGTGCCGGCGTGTGTTCTGGGGCGGACCGGCGGCGAGCGGTTGCGGTTTGCCATCGAGGGAGGAACGGAAGCGCTGGTCGACGTTGGGCTCGCGGAGGCGGAACGGGCCTGGTCGACCGGCCTGTCGCGTCACTTTGAGGAGACGGCCGCATGA
- a CDS encoding adenylosuccinate lyase has protein sequence MIPRYTPAAMGRLWTEQRRYDTWLSVEIAAAVTMAEHGLIPRDAARDIREKGAVAAARVAEIEETTQHDVIAFTTAVAEVVGPSARWLHFGMTSSDVIDTAQALQMREACDLLLADLDGLRAAVRAQADAHRRTPMIGRTHGVHAEPMTFGVKLALWYAELGRGRARIVRAREGVSVGKLSGAVGTYAHLDPAIERGVCDRLGLTPAPVASQVIQRDRHADLLGALAITAASLEKFAVEVRGLQKNEIGEVAEPFARGQKGSSAMPHKRNPIGCEQVTGLARVVRANAMAALENIALWHERDISHSSVERVILPDSFCALDHMIRRFTRIVRGLVVYPERMLENLQRSRGVVFSGTVLLELAKRGVSREDAYLLVQRNAMRSHDEQRDFKTLLLDDPEVTAALPPEAIEEAFDLDVQLRHVDTIMDRAFAAGDAVGEGDAGDAGDGREPVGAGARDTAS, from the coding sequence ATGATTCCCCGCTACACGCCGGCCGCGATGGGACGCCTCTGGACGGAGCAGCGTCGCTATGACACCTGGCTGAGCGTCGAGATCGCCGCCGCCGTGACAATGGCCGAGCACGGCCTCATCCCGCGCGATGCGGCACGCGATATCCGAGAGAAGGGAGCGGTCGCTGCGGCGCGAGTGGCCGAGATCGAGGAGACGACGCAGCATGACGTCATCGCCTTCACGACGGCAGTTGCGGAAGTCGTGGGACCCTCGGCCCGCTGGCTCCATTTCGGCATGACCTCGTCCGACGTGATCGACACGGCACAGGCGTTGCAGATGCGGGAGGCCTGCGATTTGCTGCTCGCCGACCTCGACGGCCTGCGCGCCGCCGTGCGTGCCCAGGCGGATGCGCACCGGCGCACACCGATGATCGGGAGGACGCACGGCGTCCATGCCGAGCCGATGACGTTTGGCGTCAAGCTGGCGCTGTGGTACGCGGAACTCGGGCGGGGTCGCGCCCGGATCGTGCGGGCTCGGGAGGGAGTCAGCGTCGGGAAGCTGTCCGGCGCGGTCGGAACCTACGCGCATCTCGATCCGGCCATCGAGCGGGGCGTCTGCGACCGCCTCGGGTTGACTCCGGCGCCGGTTGCCTCGCAGGTAATCCAGCGTGACCGCCATGCCGACCTGCTCGGTGCGCTGGCGATCACCGCGGCGTCCCTCGAGAAGTTCGCGGTGGAGGTGCGGGGCCTGCAGAAGAACGAGATCGGTGAAGTGGCCGAGCCGTTCGCCAGGGGACAGAAGGGCTCGTCGGCGATGCCGCACAAGCGGAACCCAATCGGGTGCGAGCAGGTGACGGGGCTGGCGCGCGTGGTGCGCGCGAACGCCATGGCCGCCCTCGAGAACATCGCGCTCTGGCACGAGCGGGACATTTCCCACTCCTCGGTCGAGCGCGTGATTCTGCCCGACAGCTTTTGCGCGCTCGATCACATGATCCGGCGATTCACCCGGATCGTCCGCGGCCTGGTCGTCTATCCGGAACGGATGCTGGAGAACCTGCAGCGCTCTCGCGGCGTCGTCTTCTCGGGCACCGTGCTGTTGGAGCTGGCGAAGCGGGGGGTGTCGCGCGAGGACGCGTACCTGCTGGTTCAGCGGAACGCCATGCGGTCGCACGACGAGCAGCGCGACTTCAAGACGCTGCTGCTCGACGACCCGGAAGTGACCGCCGCGCTGCCGCCGGAGGCAATCGAGGAGGCGTTCGACCTCGATGTGCAGCTCCGGCATGTCGACACGATCATGGACCGCGCGTTTGCCGCGGGCGACGCCGTCGGCGAGGGCGATGCAGGTGACGCGGGCGATGGCCGGGAACCCGTCGGCGCCGGCGCGCGGGATACAGCCTCGTGA
- a CDS encoding phosphoribosylglycinamide formyltransferase, translating to MANGGGGNSAAEPGIGGRRIGVLISGRGSNLQAIIDAIAGGRLAAELAVVISNKPGAAGLQRAARAGVETLVMRHTDYPSREAFDLAMADELRRRSVDVVCLAGFMRLLSAAFVKAFPNRILNIHPSLLPAFPGLDAQRQAWTHGVAVSGATVHIVTPELDDGPIVRQATVPVEPDDTPETLASRILIEEHRIYPEAIATLLAGGWRIEGRRFIAPA from the coding sequence ATGGCCAACGGCGGGGGCGGCAATTCGGCGGCGGAGCCCGGGATCGGCGGCCGGCGAATCGGCGTCCTGATCTCGGGCCGCGGCAGCAACCTGCAGGCAATCATCGACGCCATTGCCGGCGGGCGGCTCGCGGCGGAGCTGGCCGTCGTCATCTCCAACAAGCCGGGCGCCGCCGGTCTGCAACGGGCGGCGAGAGCGGGTGTCGAGACGCTGGTCATGCGCCACACCGACTATCCCTCGCGGGAGGCGTTCGACCTGGCCATGGCGGACGAGCTGCGGCGCCGCTCGGTCGACGTCGTCTGCCTTGCCGGCTTCATGCGTCTCCTGAGCGCGGCGTTCGTCAAGGCGTTCCCGAACCGGATTCTGAATATCCATCCGTCGCTCCTGCCGGCTTTCCCCGGACTCGACGCGCAGCGCCAGGCGTGGACGCACGGCGTGGCCGTGAGCGGCGCCACGGTTCACATCGTCACGCCGGAGCTGGACGATGGGCCGATCGTTCGGCAGGCCACGGTCCCTGTGGAGCCGGACGACACGCCGGAGACCCTCGCCTCCCGTATCCTGATCGAAGAGCACCGGATCTATCCGGAGGCGATTGCCACACTATTGGCGGGAGGCTGGCGGATTGAAGGCCGCCGTTTCATCGCGCCGGCCTGA
- the purQ gene encoding phosphoribosylformylglycinamidine synthase subunit PurQ, with the protein MKAAVVVFPGSNCDHDAAHALGDVLGHDVDLIWHKADSLADADLVVLPGGFSYGDYLRTGAIARFSPIMQRVVEFAAAGGPVIGICNGFQILLEAGLLPGGMRRNRDLKFICEHVHLRVEATDTPFTGLAAERQVLRIPIAHGEGNYYADEATLAELGVHRQVIFRYTAPDGALDEAWNVNGSVGAIAGIANRARNVVGLMPHPERACEAAVGSTDGRIIFESVAAALARDGLAAAVPGRAVAGPTAR; encoded by the coding sequence GTGAAGGCGGCGGTGGTCGTGTTCCCGGGATCGAACTGTGACCACGACGCCGCCCACGCGCTCGGCGACGTGCTCGGTCATGACGTCGACCTGATCTGGCATAAGGCGGATTCGCTGGCGGATGCCGATCTCGTGGTTCTTCCGGGAGGTTTCTCCTACGGCGATTACCTCCGGACCGGCGCCATTGCGCGCTTCTCGCCGATCATGCAGCGCGTCGTCGAGTTCGCGGCGGCGGGCGGACCGGTGATCGGCATCTGCAACGGGTTCCAGATCCTTCTCGAAGCGGGACTGTTGCCCGGCGGCATGCGACGGAACCGCGATCTGAAGTTCATCTGCGAGCATGTGCACCTGCGCGTCGAGGCGACGGACACCCCGTTCACCGGCCTGGCAGCGGAGCGACAAGTCCTCCGCATTCCGATCGCGCACGGCGAAGGGAACTACTACGCCGACGAGGCCACGCTGGCCGAGCTGGGTGTGCACCGCCAGGTGATTTTTCGCTACACGGCGCCCGACGGCGCGCTCGACGAAGCGTGGAACGTCAACGGGTCGGTCGGCGCGATCGCCGGCATTGCGAACCGCGCCCGGAACGTGGTCGGTCTGATGCCGCATCCGGAGCGGGCGTGCGAGGCGGCGGTCGGCAGTACCGACGGCCGCATCATCTTCGAGTCGGTCGCCGCCGCGCTGGCTCGGGACGGCCTCGCAGCCGCCGTGCCCGGCCGTGCCGTGGCGGGCCCCACCGCAAGATGA
- the purS gene encoding phosphoribosylformylglycinamidine synthase subunit PurS: MTVKVYVTLKRSILDPQGKTITGALESLGYGAVRDVRQGKYFELDIDAASADEARSLGAEVADRLLANPVIESYRVEVEA, encoded by the coding sequence GTGACGGTGAAGGTGTACGTCACCCTGAAGCGGTCGATTCTCGATCCGCAGGGCAAGACGATCACGGGCGCGCTTGAGTCGCTCGGCTACGGCGCGGTGCGCGATGTCCGCCAGGGAAAGTACTTCGAGCTGGACATCGACGCGGCGTCCGCCGACGAGGCGCGTTCACTCGGCGCCGAGGTGGCCGATCGGCTGCTCGCCAATCCGGTGATCGAGAGCTACCGGGTGGAGGTGGAGGCGTGA
- a CDS encoding phosphoribosylformylglycinamidine cyclo-ligase: MDYKTSGVDIDAGQTVVERVKHLARSTFSEGVLSDIGTFGGLFRPELGGMDEPVLVASCDGVGTKLKVAFAARVHATVGADLVNHCVNDILVQGARPIFFLDYLATGRLSPEVSSEVIQGIATACRENRCALLGGETAEMPGFYADDEYDLAGFVVGLVDRARILDGRSIRPGDALIGLPSSGLHTNGYTLARAILFDKLGLAVDSEVDALGCTVGEELLRTHRSYVPTVRPAIDMGRTKGIAHITGGGLTDNVPRILPAGCKAVIDPDRWSRLPIFDLLQEEGAVPDADMYRTFNMGIGLVIVCAPDDVHDVVAKLITCGEVGAGVIGEVRAGECGVEYAPLDKAASF; this comes from the coding sequence ATGGACTACAAGACCTCCGGGGTAGACATAGATGCCGGCCAGACGGTGGTCGAGCGGGTCAAGCACCTCGCCCGAAGCACGTTCAGCGAGGGCGTGCTGAGCGACATAGGGACGTTCGGCGGGCTGTTCCGCCCCGAACTCGGGGGGATGGACGAACCGGTGCTCGTGGCAAGCTGCGATGGCGTCGGGACAAAGCTGAAGGTCGCGTTCGCGGCCCGTGTCCACGCCACGGTAGGCGCCGATCTCGTAAACCACTGCGTCAATGACATCCTGGTGCAGGGGGCTCGACCGATCTTCTTTCTCGACTATCTCGCGACCGGCCGGCTGTCTCCGGAGGTCTCTTCGGAGGTTATCCAGGGAATCGCGACCGCTTGCCGGGAGAACCGCTGCGCGCTGCTCGGCGGCGAGACGGCGGAAATGCCGGGATTCTACGCGGACGACGAGTACGACCTGGCCGGTTTCGTCGTCGGCCTGGTCGACCGCGCCCGGATCCTCGACGGCCGCTCAATCCGTCCGGGGGACGCGTTGATCGGCCTGCCCTCGAGCGGTCTGCACACGAACGGCTACACCCTGGCCCGCGCGATCCTGTTCGACAAACTCGGCCTCGCCGTGGACTCGGAGGTAGACGCGCTTGGCTGCACGGTGGGCGAAGAGCTGCTTCGGACGCATCGGTCGTACGTGCCGACGGTCCGCCCGGCGATCGACATGGGCCGGACAAAGGGCATTGCGCACATCACGGGCGGCGGCCTGACCGACAACGTGCCCCGCATTCTGCCGGCCGGGTGCAAGGCTGTCATCGATCCGGATCGCTGGTCCCGCCTGCCGATCTTCGACTTGCTCCAGGAGGAGGGAGCGGTGCCGGACGCGGACATGTACCGGACGTTCAACATGGGCATCGGCCTCGTGATTGTCTGTGCGCCGGACGATGTGCACGACGTCGTTGCCAAGCTGATCACCTGTGGCGAGGTGGGAGCGGGCGTAATCGGCGAGGTGCGGGCCGGTGAGTGCGGGGTGGAGTACGCCCCGCTCGACAAGGCCGCGTCCTTCTGA
- a CDS encoding amidophosphoribosyltransferase has protein sequence MSAGEGHASVVGRERDVTTRARCEPLDDDKFHDECGVFGIHGHADASSLAYLGLYALQHRGQESAGIASANNGRVKLSRAMGYVGDTFNDGLLANLPGASAIGHVRYSTFGDSRIVNAQPILIDCAHGQIALCHNGNLVNAAELRERLVRQGSIFQTNSDTEVVLHLYAKSTAATPEDAIVESVSQVSGAFSLVLLTPENLIAVRDPHGFRPLALGRIDDAYVVCSETCAMDLIGATYEREIEPGEVLVIGRDGLRSYKPFPPTQVSHCVFEHVYFARPDSYVFGQSVNAVRTNLGRRLAKESAVDADVVVPIPDSGLVAAIGYAESSGLPLKMGLIRNHYVGRTFIQPHQAVRGLKVKVKLNTVRNVLEGKRVVLVDDSIVRGTTSQKIVAMIKAAGATEVHMRISCPPTVAPCYYGIDTPHRDELIAASRSVDEIRDFMGADTLAYLSVEGLRAAVGERNVEYCTACYTRQYPVPPPQDSDAYMQMVLKMAPEAGSGLQDEP, from the coding sequence ATGAGTGCAGGGGAAGGGCACGCGTCGGTGGTCGGGCGGGAACGGGACGTCACCACGCGGGCGCGGTGCGAGCCGCTGGACGACGACAAGTTCCACGACGAGTGCGGCGTCTTCGGCATCCATGGCCATGCGGACGCGTCGTCTCTCGCCTATCTCGGATTGTACGCGCTACAGCACCGTGGCCAGGAGTCCGCCGGCATCGCATCGGCGAACAACGGCCGCGTCAAGCTCTCGCGCGCCATGGGCTATGTGGGCGACACTTTCAACGATGGCCTGCTCGCCAACCTCCCGGGTGCTTCGGCCATTGGCCACGTGCGGTACTCGACGTTCGGCGACAGCCGGATCGTCAATGCGCAGCCGATCCTGATCGACTGCGCGCACGGCCAGATAGCGCTCTGCCACAACGGCAACCTGGTGAACGCGGCGGAGCTTCGCGAGCGGCTGGTCCGGCAGGGTTCGATCTTCCAGACCAATAGCGACACCGAGGTGGTGCTGCATCTCTACGCCAAGTCCACCGCCGCCACGCCGGAGGACGCGATCGTGGAATCGGTCTCGCAGGTGAGCGGCGCGTTCTCGCTGGTCCTGCTGACACCGGAGAACCTCATCGCCGTGCGCGACCCCCACGGATTCCGTCCACTGGCGCTGGGCCGTATCGATGACGCCTACGTCGTCTGCTCCGAGACTTGCGCGATGGACCTGATCGGCGCCACCTACGAGCGGGAGATCGAGCCCGGCGAGGTGCTGGTGATTGGCCGCGACGGCCTCCGGTCGTACAAACCGTTCCCGCCGACCCAGGTTTCGCATTGCGTCTTCGAGCATGTCTACTTCGCGCGGCCCGACAGCTACGTTTTCGGCCAGAGCGTGAATGCGGTGCGGACGAACCTGGGCCGACGGTTGGCGAAGGAATCGGCCGTCGACGCCGACGTTGTCGTGCCCATTCCCGACTCCGGCCTCGTAGCGGCCATCGGGTACGCCGAGAGCTCCGGCCTTCCGCTCAAGATGGGGCTCATCCGGAACCACTACGTGGGTCGCACCTTCATTCAGCCGCACCAGGCGGTCCGCGGACTGAAGGTGAAGGTGAAACTGAACACGGTCCGCAACGTTCTGGAAGGAAAGCGGGTGGTACTCGTGGACGACTCGATCGTGCGAGGCACCACCAGCCAGAAGATTGTCGCCATGATCAAGGCGGCGGGCGCGACCGAAGTCCATATGCGGATCAGTTGCCCGCCGACGGTGGCGCCCTGCTACTACGGCATCGACACACCCCATCGCGACGAACTGATTGCGGCCTCCCGCAGCGTCGACGAGATTCGGGATTTCATGGGGGCCGACACGCTGGCCTACCTGAGTGTCGAGGGGCTGCGCGCCGCGGTGGGCGAGCGGAACGTCGAGTACTGCACTGCCTGCTATACGCGCCAGTACCCGGTCCCCCCACCGCAGGATTCCGATGCCTACATGCAGATGGTGCTCAAGATGGCGCCCGAGGCGGGCAGCGGGTTGCAGGATGAACCGTGA